One Helianthus annuus cultivar XRQ/B chromosome 7, HanXRQr2.0-SUNRISE, whole genome shotgun sequence genomic region harbors:
- the LOC110918502 gene encoding cold-responsive protein kinase 1, with protein MTRWWSLRWRMAVVATVFIVFLTNPVRSQPQTNVLTQSCSQVNVINFQIFISNLNDTYRDIRRQLSNNNTYFATSNVASNSEPVYVMAQCRKYMSTSDCVRCFDFAASSIRSCSTFNGARLVLDGCFLRYESSPFNDQTTLPGENKVLCDNSTSSGQSVFETTMDGLLSNLSIATPNINGFYAAATTPVVGTNTTTAYAIAQCVETVTPDSCKSCLQAAYANIRSCTTDASNGRAVNLGCFMRYSNTAFFRNNQTFDIAPFLRVGSSSNKVVIIKGVVGGVGGVIILLIVILWWYGRSKRTTPGGGATEVKDSKDYSYIDLKKATNDFGDENKLGEGGFGEVYKAILDDNKVVAVKKLKVGHTGAKTGFENEILLISQIRHRNLLGLLGWCSEGSNLLLVLEYMPNGSLERFLWGERKGTLNWRKRYDIILGIARGLAHLHKEFHVKIVHRDIKSSNILLDDDFHPKIADFGLARFQPEDQSQVITKFVGTLGYTAPEYVRYGALSDKVDTFSFGIVILEIISGRRCTNENFDGPSTDHLLEHAWKLYENQKIVMLVDETMNVNPDEEKHVMKIIEIALLCTQSPASKRPTMSEVVLMLSNDPSYEERQLTRPTLPDQNRRIHIGSS; from the exons ATGACTCGGTGGTGGTCGTTAAGGTGGCGGATGGCGGTGGTTGCCACCGTGTTCATTGTGTTTCTCACGAATCCGGTGAGATCACAGCCCCAAACAAACGTACTAACGCAATCTTGCAGCCAAGTTAACGTCATAAACTTCCAAATTTTTATTAGCAATCTTAATGATACATATCGAGATATCCGTAGACAATTATCCAACAATAACACCTACTTTGCTACCTCAAATGTGGCAAGTAATTCGGAGCCGGTTTACGTAATGGCTCAGTGCAGGAAGTATATGTCGACAAGCGACTGCGTCCGTTGTTTTGATTTCGCAGCTAGTTCGATACGTAGCTGCTCCACGTTCAACGGTGCCCGATTAGTACTTGACGGCTGTTTTCTTAG GTACGAGAGTAGTCCTTTCAATGATCAAACAACATTGCCAGGAGAAAATAAAGTCTTATGCGATAATAGTACTTCATCAGGGCAAAGCGTTTTCGAAACGACTATGGATGGATTATTGTCTAATCTTTCTATCGCAACACCAAATATAAATGGGTTCTACGCTGCAGCCACAACGCCAGTCGTTGGTACCAATACAACTACTGCTTATGCAATAGCTCAGTGTGTGGAGACAGTAACACCCGACAGTTGCAAAAGTTGCTTGCAGGCGGCATATGCCAACATAAGGAGTTGTACCACTGATGCTAGTAACGGAAGGGCTGTTAATTTAGGGTGTTTTATGAGGTACTCCAACACTGCATTTTTCAGAAACAACCAAACATTTGACATTGCACCATTTCTACGAGTTG GAAGTTCAAGCAATAAGGTAGTCATTATTAAAGGTGTGGTTGGAGGTGTAGGTGGTGTGATCATCTTGCTAATAGTTATACTTTGGTGGTATGGCCGATCCAAAAGAACAACACCGGGAG GCGGGGCAACTGAAGTGAAAGACTCAAAGGATTACAGCTATATTGATCTTAAGAAAGCGACAAACGATTTTGGTGACGAAAATAAGCTTGGAGAAGGAGGGTTTGGAGAAGTGTACAAG GCAATTTTGGATGACAACAAAGTTGTGGCTGTGAAGAAGCTTAAAGTTGGACACACTGGAGCAAAAACAGGATTTGAAAATGAAATCTTACTTATAAGTCAAATTCGTCATCGAAATCTTCTCGGTCTCCTTGGGTGGTGCAGTGAAGGATCCAATCTACTTCTTGTCCTTGAATATATGCCAAATGGAAGCCTTGAAAGATTTCTATGGG GTGAAAGAAAGGGAACACTTAACTGGAGAAAAAGATATGACATTATCTTAGGGATAGCTAGGGGTCTCGCACATCTACACAAAGAATTCCATGTTAAAATTGTGCATAGAGATATAAAATCTAGCAACATTCTCCTTGACGATGATTTTCACCCAAAGATAGCAGATTTTGGATTGGCAAGGTTTCAGCCTGAAGATCAAAGTCAAGTTATCACCAAGTTTGTTGGGACACT GGGTTACACAGCGCCAGAATATGTACGATACGGTGCTTTATCAGATAAGGTTGACACTTTCAGTTTTGGTATTGTGATCCTTGAAATCATTAGCGGTCGAAGGTGTACTAACGAGAACTTTGATGGACCATCAACCGATCATCTCCTTGAACAT GCATGGAAGCTCTATGAAAACCAAAAAATTGTGATGCTAGTTGATGAGACAATGAACGTCAATCCAGATGAAGAAAAACATGTGATGAAGATAATTGAGATTGCTTTATTGTGTACCCAGTCACCAGCTTCAAAAAGACCAACCATGTCTGAAGTTGTTTTAATGCTTTCTAATGATCCATCGTACGAGGAAAGACAACTTACCAGACCTACTCTCCCTGATCAAAATCGGAGGATTCATATAGGATCTTCATAG